Below is a genomic region from Longimicrobiaceae bacterium.
CTCCGCCCCCTCCGGGAGGCGGGCCCGGAACGCCTCGCTGGTGACCACCAGCCGGGCGCCGGAGTCGCGGACCATGAAGGCCAGGCGCTCGACGGGATAGGCGGGGTCCAGCGGGAGGTAGGCGCCCCCGGCCTTGAGGACCGCCAGGAGCGCGACGACCAGGTCGGCGGAGCGCTCCAGGCAGACGCCCACCAGTGACTCCGGCCCGACGCCCCGGGCGAGCAGGTGGTGGGCGAGCCGGTTGGCCCGGCGGTCCAGCTCCGCGTAGGTGAGGGTACCGTCACCGAAGACGACCGCGGGGGCATCGGGCGTCCGGGCGGCGTGCCCGGCGAAGAGCTCGTGGACGCAGCGCTCGCGCGGGTACTCCAGGGCGGCGCCGCTCCCCCCCTCCAGCACCTGCGTCCGCTCCGCTCCCCGCAGCAGCGACACCTCGGAGAGGCGGCGCCGCGGGTCGGAGACGACGGCCTCCAGGAGCACCTCCAGGTGCCCCGCCATCCGTGCGGCCGTCTCCGCCTCGAACAGCCCGGTACGGTAGAGGAGGTTCGCGCCGAGCCAGTCCTCCGCCTCCAGCACCGTCAGGTTCAGGTCGAACTTGGCGACGCCCGCGCCGCCGCCGAACGGCTCCAGCCGGAGGTCGCCGAGCGACAGCCGCCCCTCCTCCCCGGCGTCCCGCTCCAGCGCGAACACCACCTGGAAGACGGGCGTGTGCGTCAGGCTGCGCTCCGCCCCCAGCTCCTCCACCAGGCGCTCGAACGGCAGCTCCTGGTGGTCGTACGCACCCAGCGCCGCCTCCCGCACCCGCCCGAGCAGCTCGGTCCAGGTGGGATCGCCACCCAGGTCGGCGCGCAGCGCCAGCATGTTGACGAAGAAGCCGATCAGCCCCTCGGTCTCGCGACGGTTCCGCCCCGCGATCGGGGAGCCGACGACCACGTCCTCCTGCCCGGCGTAGCGCCCCAGCAGCCCCTGCCAGGCGGCGAGCAGCGCCATGAACAGGGTCGCCCCCTCCCTGCGCGCGAGCGCTCGCAGCCCCCGCCTCAGCTCCGGCGGCAGCGGGAACGGGTGGCTCCCCGCGTGCGGGCTAAGCCCGAAGGCGCGCGACCGGTCGGTCGGGATCTCCAGGAGCGGCGGCGCTCCGGCCAGGCGCTCCGTCCAGTAGCCGACCTGCTCCTTCAGCACCTCGTCGACGAACCTGTTCCGCTGCCACACGGCGTAGTCGGCGTACTGCACCGGCAACTCCGGCAGACGTGCCGCCGGCTCCTCGCCCCGGCTGAACGCGCCGTAGAGGGCCGAGACCTCGCGCACGAGCACCTCCGTGCTCCAGGCGTCGCTGACGACGTGGTGCAGCGTGAAGCACAGCACGTGGTCGTCGTCCGCCAGGCGCAGGAGCGTGCTCCGGAGCAGCGGCCCGCGCGCGAGGTCGAAGGGCCGCGCCGCCTCTTCGCCCGCGAGCCGCTCCGCCTCGGCCTCCCTCGCCGCGGCGGGGAGGCCGCGCAGCTCCAGGACCGGGAGCGGCACCGGGGCGGGGGCATGGACGACCTGCACCGGCACGCCTCCCCGCTCGGCGAACGTGGTGCGGAGCGTCTCGTGGCGGCGCACCAGCCCGTCCAGGCAGGCCCGCAGCGCGGCCACGTCCAGCGCCCCCCGCACCCGCAGCGCGAACGGGATGTTGTAGGCGGTGCTCCCGGGGTCGAGGCGGTCCACCAGCCAGAGCCGCTGCTGCGCAAACGAGAGCGGGAGCCCCGCCCCGTCCTCGCGGGGGACCCGCTCCAGCGGCGGCGCGGGGGAGGCGCCGGCGCTCCGCAGCGCCTCGACGCACGCGGCAAACTCCGCCACGGTGGGCGCCTCGAAGAGCGCCCGCAGCGGCACCTCGGTGCCGAACGTCTGCCGTACACGCGAGATGGCCTGCATCGCCAGCAGGGAGTGTCCGCCCAGCTCGAAGAAGCTCTCCTCCACCCCGACGCGCGCCACGCCGAGCACCTCCGCCCAGATCCCGCAGAGCAGCTCCTCGGTGGGCGTCCGCGGCGCGACGTACCCTTCGACCGTCTCCTCCCACTCCGGCGCCGGCAGCGCCCGGCGGTCCACCTTGCCGTTGCGGGTGAGCGGGATCGCGTCCAGCACCACGAAGTGGCTCGGCACCATGTACGCCGGCAGCGCCCGACCCACCCGCTCCCGCAGCTCGGGGAGCGAGAGCGCCGCCCCGTCCTCCGCGACCACGTACCCCACCAGCCTGCAGTCGCCTGGCGTGTCCTCCCGCACCAGCACCACCGCCTCACGCACCGCCCCGTGCTCCACCAGCGCCGCCTCCACCTCCGCCGGCTCGATCCGGTACCCCCGGACCTTCGCCTGCTGGTCGGTCCGCCCCAGGAACTCCACCGTCCCGTCGGCCAGCCGCCGCGCCCGGTCTCCGGTCCGGTACAGCCGCGCCCCCGGCTCCGGGCCGAACGGGTCCGGCACGTAGCGCTCCGCCGTCAGCTCCGGACGCGCCCAGTACCCCCGCGCCACCGCCACTCCTCCGACGTAGAGCTCGCCCGGGACACCGACCGGCACCGGCTGCCCCGCCACGCCTCCGGCGCCCAGCACGTACACCGCCGCGTTCGCCAGCGGCGTCCCCACCGGGAGGTTCGCCCACCGTGCTCCGGCGTCGCCGGCCTCCAGCAGGAGCGTGGTGGTGGTCACCGTCGTCTCGGTGAGCCCGAAGACGTGCAGCAGCGGCACGCCCAGCCCCGCCCACTGGGCCAGCCGCTCCGCCAGCACCCGCTCGCCCCCCATCAGAACCAGGCGCAGGCACCCGGGCAGCCGCGTGCCCTCCTCCGCCAGCTGCCGCACCCACTCGTGCCAGAAGGCCGTGGGCAGCTCCACGACGCTCACCCGCTCCTGCTCCACCACGCGCACCAGCTCCGCCGGGGAGCCGAGCAGCTCGCCTCCTGGGAAGACCACGCAGGCGCCGCTGAGCCAGGCGGGGAAGACCTCCTCGATGAAGACGTCGAAGGCCGGCGAGGCGAACTGCAGCACCCGGTCGGCGGGCGAGAGCCCCATCCGTTCGCGCATGGCCTCGGCGTAGCAGACCAGCGAGCGGTGGCTGACCACGGCCGCCTTGGGCCGCCCGGTCGAGCCCGAGGTGTAGCACAGATACGCCAGGCTGTCGCTCCCCGGCTCCACCGCCGGCTCGGTCGGCGCAGCAGTTTCCTCCAGCGTGTCCACGCAGAGCACCGCAGCGGCGCTCCCGGGGAGCCGCCCGGCCAGAGAGGCACGGGTGAGCACCAGGGGAGCCCCGCTGTCGGCCAGGAGGTACTCCAGGCGCTCGCGCGGGTACTCGGCGTCCAGCGGCACGAAGGCGCCCCCGGCCTGGAGCGTGGCCAGCAGGGCGACGGCCAGCTCGGGCGAGCGGTCCAGGAAGAGCGCCACCGGCTGCTCGGGAGCCAGGCCGCGGGCGCGCAGCTGAGCGGCAAGCGCCGAGACCCGCCGGTGCAGCTCGGCGTAGGAGAGGGTGTGCTCGCCGCGGGCGACGGCGGGGGCGTCGGGCCAGGCGGCGGCGCGCCGGGCGACGAGCTGGTGGACCAGGGCGTGCCCAGGGAAGGGGCGCCGCTCGCCCCACGCGTCGTGGAGGAGCCGGGCGCGCTCGTCGGGGCGCAGGAGGGTGACGTCGGAGAGGCGGCGCTGGGGATGGTCGACCATCGACTCCAGCAGGGTCTCCAAGTGCACGGCCATCCGCTCCGCCGTCTCAGCCTCGACGCGAGCATGCTCGTACCGCAGCTCGGCCCGCAGCCGGGCATCGACCAGGGCCGAGAGCACCAGGGGGTGATCGATGTGCTCAGTCCCCTCGCTGCTCCGCACCCGCAGCTCGCCGAGTCCCTCCCCCAGCCGTTCGTCGATGGGATAGTTCTCGAAGGCGACCAGGCTGTCGAACAGCGCCTCGCCGGCGGGAACCTCGCTCCACCTCTGCACCTGTACCAGCGGGCTGTACTCGAACTCCCGCGCCTGTACCTGCTCCGCCTGCAACGCCGCCAGCCACTCGCCCAGCGTGGCCGCGCCGTCGAGGCGTACTCGCACGGGGAGGATGTTGATGAAGAGGCCGACCATCTCCTCCACCCCGGCGAGCTCCGACGGCCGCCCGGAAACGGTCGTGCCGAAGACGACGTCCTCCTCGCCCGAGTAGCGGGAGAGCAGCAGCGCCCAGGCACCCTGCACCAGGGTGCCTGGCGTCACGCCCCAGCGGCGCGCCTGCTCCTGAAGCGCCTGCGTCCGCTCCACCCCGAGCTCCACCCACGCCACTCCGGAGCCCAGCTTCGCCTCGTCCACTGCCCCCGGGCGAACGGGGAGCGGCGTGGGCGCGGTGAATCCCGCCAGGGTCTCTCTCCAGAAGCCCTCCGCCCGGGCAAGGTCCTGCCGCTCCAGCCAGGCCACGTACTCCCGGTATGGCCGACGCTCACGCGGCTGCATCTTCCCGCCCCGCGCATACGCGGCGTAGAGCCCCAGCACGTCGCGGAAGAGGACGCTGAGGCTCCACCCGTCCAGGATCAGGTGGTGGTGCGTCCAGATCAGCCAGTGCACCCGGTCCTCCACCCGGAACAGGGCCAGCCGCATCAGCGGCGCCTTCGCCAGGTCGAAGCCCTCGCGCCGGTCCTCGTCGAGGTACTTCTCGAGCCGCGTGTCCTGCTCGGCTTCCCTAAGCTCCCGCCAGTCGTGGCGCCGGATCTCCAGCTCCACCTCGCGCCGGACGATCTGCAGCGGCCGCTCCACACCTTCCCAGGCGAAGCCCGCCCGCAGCGCCGCGTGCCGGGCGATCCCACCCTCCCACGCCCGCCGCAGCGCCTCCACGTCCAGCTCCCCTTCCAGCACGTACCGGAACTGCCCGACGTAGGCGCCGCCCTCGAGCGAGAAGAGGGTGTGGAAGAGCATCCCCTCCTGCATGGGAGTCAGCGGGTACACGTCTTCGACGCCGCGATCCTGCCCCAGCAGCGCGTCGACCTGCGCCTGCGCGAGCCCCGCCAGCGGGAAGTCGCTCGGCGTGTAGCCGCCCGCATCGCCCGAGGTGCAGTGCGCGATCAGCTCCCGCAGCTCCTCGGCGTACCACGCCGCCACCCGCTCCATCGTCGCCCGATGGTGCACTGCGTCGCTGTAGCCGACCGACATCTCCAGCCGCCCACCGGAGACCGCCCCGTTGATCTCGATCAGATGTCCGCGCGGGCTACGCTCGTCGTGCGATGCTCCCGCGGACTCGGGAGCGAAGCCGAAGAAGGTGTCTCCGGAGACCGCCTGGTCGAGCTGCCCCAGGTAGTTGAAGGCGACCTCCGCCTCCGGCGCCGCCGCCAGCTCCGCCCTGGC
It encodes:
- a CDS encoding amino acid adenylation domain-containing protein, with product AYLPLDPAYPVERLAFMVRDSGARLVVTSEAFRARLPEGAEAVCLDASMEGAGIDAAPIVSLTPESLAYVIYTSGSTGTPKGVMVSHGALAHLVAWHVRAFGVVPGDRATQVASPSFDAAVWETWPYLAHGAALHPLLDEDRLAPESLQAFLLDRRITVCFVPTPLAGGLLALPWPRETALRALLTGGDALRVRPRAGLPFALVNNYGPTEGTVVSTSGEVSIGGAAVPSIGRPIDRVRARVLDAHGSPVPVGVPGELYVGGDGAARGYLGRPELTAERFVPDPFSPEPGARLYRTGDRVRWRRDGELEFLGRTDEQVKIRGFRIEPGEIESALGEQAGVREAVVAVREDAPGQKRLVAYVVAEAEKVSTAELCARLHERLPEYMVPSAFVVLDSLPLNVNGKVDRRALPAPEWEGAADRYVAPRTPTEEVLAGIWAEVLRLERAGVHRNFFELGGDSILSIQVVARARQRGLKLTPRQLFERPTVARLAEVVEWVDAGTIEVAQGPVTGEAPLTPIQQRFFEQESPAPHHFNQALLLTPRETLDSVQLDRALAALEAHHDALRLRFRRSGADAWTQTHADVEERSPVEVLQVADRAALEAAAEQVQRSLDLARGPLLRVVLFELGAGGQRLLVVIHHLVVDGVSWRILLEDLETAYTQLSRGEAVRLPAKTTAWKSWAERLAERARSGAMAEEAGYWLAQARQDVTPPPVDRPAGENTVARARSVSVSLSEAETEALLREVPQAYRTQINDVLLTALARTLSRWTGSARVRVDLEGHGREEELVSGADLSRTVGWFTSVYPVVLEVPGGAGEGLKAVKEQLRSVPGKGLTYGLLRYLSGTEARAELAAAPEAEVAFNYLGQLDQAVSGDTFFGFAPESAGASHDERSPRGHLIEINGAVSGGRLEMSVGYSDAVHHRATMERVAAWYAEELRELIAHCTSGDAGGYTPSDFPLAGLAQAQVDALLGQDRGVEDVYPLTPMQEGMLFHTLFSLEGGAYVGQFRYVLEGELDVEALRRAWEGGIARHAALRAGFAWEGVERPLQIVRREVELEIRRHDWRELREAEQDTRLEKYLDEDRREGFDLAKAPLMRLALFRVEDRVHWLIWTHHHLILDGWSLSVLFRDVLGLYAAYARGGKMQPRERRPYREYVAWLERQDLARAEGFWRETLAGFTAPTPLPVRPGAVDEAKLGSGVAWVELGVERTQALQEQARRWGVTPGTLVQGAWALLLSRYSGEEDVVFGTTVSGRPSELAGVEEMVGLFINILPVRVRLDGAATLGEWLAALQAEQVQAREFEYSPLVQVQRWSEVPAGEALFDSLVAFENYPIDERLGEGLGELRVRSSEGTEHIDHPLVLSALVDARLRAELRYEHARVEAETAERMAVHLETLLESMVDHPQRRLSDVTLLRPDERARLLHDAWGERRPFPGHALVHQLVARRAAAWPDAPAVARGEHTLSYAELHRRVSALAAQLRARGLAPEQPVALFLDRSPELAVALLATLQAGGAFVPLDAEYPRERLEYLLADSGAPLVLTRASLAGRLPGSAAAVLCVDTLEETAAPTEPAVEPGSDSLAYLCYTSGSTGRPKAAVVSHRSLVCYAEAMRERMGLSPADRVLQFASPAFDVFIEEVFPAWLSGACVVFPGGELLGSPAELVRVVEQERVSVVELPTAFWHEWVRQLAEEGTRLPGCLRLVLMGGERVLAERLAQWAGLGVPLLHVFGLTETTVTTTTLLLEAGDAGARWANLPVGTPLANAAVYVLGAGGVAGQPVPVGVPGELYVGGVAVARGYWARPELTAERYVPDPFGPEPGARLYRTGDRARRLADGTVEFLGRTDQQAKVRGYRIEPAEVEAALVEHGAVREAVVLVREDTPGDCRLVGYVVAEDGAALSLPELRERVGRALPAYMVPSHFVVLDAIPLTRNGKVDRRALPAPEWEETVEGYVAPRTPTEELLCGIWAEVLGVARVGVEESFFELGGHSLLAMQAISRVRQTFGTEVPLRALFEAPTVAEFAACVEALRSAGASPAPPLERVPREDGAGLPLSFAQQRLWLVDRLDPGSTAYNIPFALRVRGALDVAALRACLDGLVRRHETLRTTFAERGGVPVQVVHAPAPVPLPVLELRGLPAAAREAEAERLAGEEAARPFDLARGPLLRSTLLRLADDDHVLCFTLHHVVSDAWSTEVLVREVSALYGAFSRGEEPAARLPELPVQYADYAVWQRNRFVDEVLKEQVGYWTERLAGAPPLLEIPTDRSRAFGLSPHAGSHPFPLPPELRRGLRALARREGATLFMALLAAWQGLLGRYAGQEDVVVGSPIAGRNRRETEGLIGFFVNMLALRADLGGDPTWTELLGRVREAALGAYDHQELPFERLVEELGAERSLTHTPVFQVVFALERDAGEEGRLSLGDLRLEPFGGGAGVAKFDLNLTVLEAEDWLGANLLYRTGLFEAETAARMAGHLEVLLEAVVSDPRRRLSEVSLLRGAERTQVLEGGSGAALEYPRERCVHELFAGHAARTPDAPAVVFGDGTLTYAELDRRANRLAHHLLARGVGPESLVGVCLERSADLVVALLAVLKAGGAYLPLDPAYPVERLAFMVRDSGARLVVTSEAFRARLPEGAE